The proteins below come from a single Desulfomonile tiedjei genomic window:
- a CDS encoding rhodanese-like domain-containing protein, producing MARKTLAALALVTAATFVGGWALVGPVLADDKLPSKSDQSCLKCHEYDKASNLFAGKLVEVSSKANALQLQIDKGMEVIYFDDSTVLKNAPSMKEIPKQESIRITYFKKDGKTFAKEIEVKKGIAVPKEKLADVEEVAKLVALGPEKGKYVLLDSRPVEGYDQGHIPTAVSMPFFAFDKLQETLLPKDKEVLQIYYCIGFS from the coding sequence ATGGCCAGGAAAACCCTTGCGGCCTTGGCACTCGTAACCGCGGCGACGTTCGTCGGCGGATGGGCACTCGTCGGGCCCGTCCTAGCCGATGACAAACTGCCGTCAAAGTCCGACCAGAGCTGTTTGAAATGTCACGAGTACGACAAAGCATCCAACCTCTTTGCAGGAAAGCTGGTGGAAGTATCGAGCAAGGCAAACGCTTTGCAGCTACAGATCGACAAAGGTATGGAGGTGATCTACTTCGACGATTCCACTGTCCTTAAGAATGCCCCTTCCATGAAGGAAATTCCCAAGCAGGAATCGATCAGGATCACGTACTTTAAGAAGGATGGAAAGACCTTTGCCAAGGAGATAGAGGTCAAGAAAGGCATAGCAGTTCCCAAGGAAAAGCTTGCCGATGTGGAAGAAGTGGCCAAGTTGGTAGCGCTCGGCCCTGAAAAAGGCAAGTATGTGCTATTGGACAGCCGACCCGTGGAGGGCTACGATCAGGGCCATATCCCCACCGCTGTCTCAATGCCCTTTTTTGCTTTTGACAAGCTGCAAGAAACCCTGCTGCCCAAGGACAAGGAGGTGCTCCAGATCTACTACTGCATAGGATTCTCTTGA